The genomic segment AGGTGCTCTCCGCGCTGGACGAGGTCGCCCGCGGCCTCGGCACCCCCGGCGGCGGCGACCGGCCCGAGGGCGGCGGCACCCAGTGGCCCTCGCGCGCCCTGCAGAAGTCCCGCGAGGCGGACCTCTCCGAGGTGTACCTCGCGACCTGCGTGTACGCGGTCTACGACCCGGTCACCCGGCGCTGCACCTTCGCCAACGCGGGCCACCTGCCGCCCGCCGTCGTCGAGCCCGGCCAGGCGGCCCGGCTCCTCGACGTACCGCCGGGGATGCCGCTCGGCGTCGGCGGCGAACCCTTCGAGGAGGTCGTGGTCGAGCTCCCCGAGGGCTCCCTGCTCACCCTCTACACCGACGGCCTCGTGGAGTCGCGCGACCACCCGCTCGACGAGGGCCTCGAAGTGCTCCGTACCGCCCTCACCGGGCCGCGGATGCGGCTGGAGGACGCCTGCGACCACGTACTGGCCGCCCTGGACACCCGGCACGGCGAGGACGACATCGCGCTGCTGATGGCCCGCATCCAGGGGCTGCCCGAGGAAGCCGTCGGCGACTGGACGCTGCCCCGGGAGCCGCGCTCGGTCGGCCGGGCCCGCGAACTCGCCCGCCGGCGGCTGGCCGAGTGGAACCTCGACGACCTGGTGGACACCACCGAACTCCTGGTCAGTGAACTCGTCACCAACGCGTTGCGCTACGGCGAGGGCGAGATCCGGCTCCGGCTGCTGCGCGACCGCACCCTGGTGTGCGAGGTGTGGGACGCGGGGCTGATCCAGCCGCGCCGCCGCCGCGCCCGCGACACCGACGAGGGCGGCCGGGGGCTGCAACTCGTCGGGCTGCTCAGCGCGGCCTGGGGCTCGCGGCGCACCCCGCGCGGCAAGACCGTCTGGTTCGAACTCGCCCTGCCCGACGGGCAGCCGGCCGCCGAGCTCACGGTCGAACAACTGCTCAGCATGTACTGAGCACGCACTGACACGATCCACGCGAGGGACGAATGGGGCGGGGCGGACACGACCGCTCCGCCCCTTTCCTCGCTCAGGACGGGGACTTCAGCGCGGCGAGCCGGGCCTCCACCTCCGCGCTGTCGCCCATGGTGTCCAGCTGCTCGAACTGCGCGTCGAGCGAGGAGGCGGCCAGCTCCTGCTTGCCCACCGCCCGCGCCTCCTCGCGCCGCACCTTCTCCTCGAAGCGGTTCAGCTCGCTCGTCGGGTCGAGCACGTCGATCGACTTCACCGCGTCCATCATCCGGTTCTGGGCCTGGGCGGATTTGGCGCGGGCCACCAGCTCGTCCCGCTTCGCCTTCAACTCGCCCAGCTTGGCCTTCATCCGGTCGAGCCCCGACTTGAGCTTGTCGACCACCTCGGTCTGCGAGGCGATCGTCGGCTCGGCCGTCCGCGCCTCCTTCTCCGACTGGAGCTGGCGGCCCAGCGCGACCTTGGCGAGGTTGTCGAACTTGTCCGCCTCCGCCGCCGAGCCCGCGGTCCGCAGCTCGTCCGCCTTGCGGCTGGCCGCGAGCGCCTTGCCGCCCCACTCCTTCGCCGCCGCCACGTCCTCCGCGTGGTCCTGCTCCATCAGCCGCAGGTTGCCGATGGTGGCGGCGACCGCCTGCTCGGCCTCCGCGATGTTGTTGGTGTAGTCGCGGATCAGCTGGTCCAGCATCTTCTGCGGGTCCTCGGCCTGATCGATGAGCGCGTTGATGTTGGCCTTCGCGAGCTGGGTGACACGGCCGAGAATCGTCTGCTTCGACACGGGGGCTCCTCTCCTGGAGTCGGGACGGTTCGCCTGGGACGACATGCGGGCTGTGCGGGGACGGGGCGTACGGGGACGGGGCGTACGGGGAGGGGGCCACAGGGAGTGGGCGTACGGGACCGGGCGCCGGACGCCCCGGGCACCCGGTCAGAAGCGGCCACCGCCGCCTCTGCGGCCCCGCGTCCCCCCGCCGCCGAAGCTGCCGGGCCCCGCACCGCCGAAGCCGCCCCCGCCGAAACCACCGCCCCCGCCGAAGCCCCCGCCGAATCCGCGGCCGCCGCCCCGCCCGCCGCCACCGAGGAGTCCGCCGAGGAGGATGCCGCCGAGCACGGCCCCGCCCATCCCGCCGCCCCCGCCCCGCATCCCGCCCGGACCGGAGCGGCTGTCGAAGGCACGTACGTCCTGCTCGGCGAGAGCCTGGGCCTGCCCGGCCAGCGCGTCGGCCCGCTGCGCCTCGGCGAGCGCGCGCTGCGGATCACCGCCCGCGGCGAGCTGCCCGGCCTGCTCCGCGTGGCGCTGGGCCTCCGCCAGCCGGGTGCGGGCCTGGCTGCCGACCGCGCCCCGGTGCGTGGTGATGTAGTCGGCGGCGGCCGAGATCGCCGAGCGGGCGGAGAGCATCGCCTGGTCCAGCAACGGGCGGGCCCGGGTGTTGCCCTGGTCCCGCTCGCGCGCCCCGGCCAGCGACTCGTCCAGCGCCGCGTCCGCCTCCTCCAGTCGGCGCAGCGCGTCGATGGGGTCGTGACGTCCGCCCGCCACCTCGCCCCGTACGTCCGCCAGCACCGCCTCCGCCCGGCCGATCCGCCCCTGGAGGTCGGCCGTGGAGACGCCCTGCGCGGTGCCCCGCAGCAGCCCGTGGGCGTCCGCGAGGTCCGTCTCCATCTCGGTGAGCGCGGCGGGGACGCGGGACGCGGCTTCGGCGAGCTCGGCGGCCCGCCGCTCCACGGCGTCCACCAGGGTGGCGGCCTGGCGCACCGCGCTCTCCGCCGCCCGTACGAACACGGCGGCCCGGGAGTTGTCGCCGCCGTCCACCGCCTGGCGGGCCTGGTTGAGGGAGGAGGTGGCGAACACCAGGCGCTCCTTGGCCTGTTCGACGTCGTCCGCGACGGGGGCGGCGGCCGAGGGCGCGTAGTCGGTGCGCATCGCGTCCAGCGTCGAACCCGCCGTCGCCGCCCGGCCGGTGAGGTCCCGGAAGGTCGCCTCCACCTCCGACAGCGCCTGCGGGGCGTTCTGCTCCAGGTCCCGCAGCCGGTCGAAGTCGGCGGCAACCGCGTCGAGTTGCTCGTCGGCGGCGGTGCAGCGGCTGATGATCTCCTCCAGCATCCGGCGCTGGGTCGGCTCGTCCTCCACGATCGCGTCGTCGAGCTGCTGACGCAGTCGGAAGGACGCGGTCAGCTCACTCTTGGCACGTGTCACCGCCGCCGCGAACGGTGCCGCCGCCTCCTCGCCGAACTGGGCCGAGGCGAAGCCCAGTTCCTCCTCGCTGGTGCGTACCGCGTCGTCCGTGTCCACCAGCAGCTCCTTGGCGCGGGCGTCCAACTCGGGCAACGGGGCCGGCGGTTCGCCGGCCGCCGCCGCACCGGGCGCCGCGGTGCCCCAGCCGGTGGAGGCCGGAGTCGTACGGGTCTTCGCCCGCCGCCTGCGCCGGGCGAAGGCGTACGCCGCGACCGCGACGACCGCGACCAGCAGGACCACCGGGAGCAGGAAATCACCGGCGTCGGTGCCGCCCGAACCGCTCGACCCGGGATCGGCCGGGCCGGGGGAGAGGGAGGGCGAGGGCACCGGCTGCCCCGCGAGCACCGCCGCGTAACCGTTCGCCGCGCCGATCGCCGCTCCCGCCCAGTCGTTCACCCGCAGCGCCGGCACGACGGCGGTGCTCGCCACGTCCCTCAGCTCCGCGTCGGTGAGCCGGGACGCCTCGTCCACGGAGTACGCGTACTGCCGGTCGTGGGTGGCGACGGCCAGCAGCACGTCGTCCTGGCCCAGACCGTTGCGGGTGGCGGTCTCGTCGGCCCAGCTCTGCGAGGAGCGGCCGGAGAAGTCGCGTACGTACACGACGAAGAGCTGCACCCGCCGCTCGTCGAAGAGGGAGTCGAGCGCCGCCTCCACCTCCCCGGTACGGTCCCCGAGCGCCCCGGTCCGGTCGGTGATCTGCCCGTCCCGGGAGAGCGTGACGGGGTTGTCCGCCCACGCCGGAGCCGCGGTCCCGGCGGCCAGCCAGTAGGCCGCGAACAGCACGCCGAGCAGGGCCCGGCAGGGTCGGGAGCTGCGGATACGGGTCGCGGGAGGCGTCACATCTGGGAGGCTATGGCCACCTTTGGCGCCCCGCGACCCGAGCATCCGGCGGGGGCGTCGGGCCGGAGGGAAGTGGTCCGACCGCGGGACGGGGGCGCGTACGTGGGGTCGTGACGTACGTGACGTACTTGACGAGTGGCGTCATCCTGGTGAGAAGCCGGAGGAGGGCGACATGTCCGCAGTGCACTACGAGAGCTACACGGAAGCGCGCACGCACTTCAAGGATCTCCTCGATGCGGCAGGCGAGGGTCGAGTGGCGACAGTGCGCCGGGATTCCGGCCGCGCTGCGGTGGTCGATGCCGAGCGACTCCGTCACGATCTGTCATTGGTCCGCTCAGTGAAGGCGCAGGCCGTCGCGGAGGCCGGAGGTTGGTCGATCTTCATTCCGGGGCTCCCCGTAGCGGCGGACGGAGCGACCTTCGACGAGGCCATCAGCGAAATGGTCGACGCTCTGCGTGAATACGCCGAGGACTGGCAGGATCGACTGAGCACTGCACCCAATCACCGTGACAACTGGGGTTTGGTGCAGCTGATCGGTCTGAGTGACGACGAGCAGCTTGCCGCCTGGCTCGTCGGAACGGACCGGTGAACCGGCCGCAGCCGGACCGTGAGCGCCATGAGAAATTCTGTGTGGTCGAGAAGTGGGAGCGGGTTCGCGATGCGCGCGGGCGTACGGGTACGCATCACCTCACCTACGAACTGACGCTGCACGACGCGCGGGTCGTGCGCACGAGGGTCTCCCATCCGGTGGACCGCACGGTCTATGGCGCGGGTATGTGGGGGCACATCCTGCGTGATCAACTTGACGTCTCCGAGGATGAATTCTGGGACTGTGTGCTTGACGGCCGACTTCCGGACCGGGGAGTCCCGGCAACGCCGAAGGAAGCTCTGCCTGCCGAGCTGGTGTACTTGCTGATCCACCGAGCTGGTCTGGCGGAGGAGACGGTGGCCGGGCTCACCAAAGAAGAGGCGGTGGACCGGCTCCATCAGTACTGGGCCGAGGGGCCCTGAGCGCGGGCGGGCAGGGCAACCTGCTGGGCCTGGTAGGGGGAATCGCGGCAGGCGCGCGCCTGCCCGTACCGCACCGCCCGTCGCAGGCTCGGGCCATCCCGGTGGCGCGGGGCGGACATGCCGACGGCGCGGCCGGAGTGTGGGCTTCGGCCGCGCCGGGGCGTGGGTCGGTGGAGGCCGGCGGCAGGTCAGGACCGCCGTCCGCACCGGGTGGGGAGCCGGTCAGGAACTCCCCCGTTCAGGGACCGCGGCGGACACCGGGTCGCCGCGGCGGTGATCAGCCCGCGAGGCGCGGGAGTTCGCGGGTGCGGCCGAGCGAGCCCAGCCACTTCGCGGAGTCGCGGGCGGTGCGCTCGAAGGTCTCCAGGTTCACCGCGATCAGGCCGAAGGTCGGCTTGAACGAGCCCCACTCGTAGTTGTCGAGCGCGCTCCACGCCAGGTAGCCCTGGATGTTGAGCCCGTCCTCCAGACCGGCGGCGACCTCGTTCAGCGCACCGGCGTAGTAGTCGGCGCGGCGGGTGTCGTCGTCGGTCGCGATGCCGTTCTCGGTCACGATCAGCGCGACCTCGGGGCCGACCAGCTCGGCGGTGTGCCGCAGCGCGTGGCCGACCGCGCTCGGGTAGTACTCCCACTGCGTGAGGGTGCGCTCGACGTCGGCGGGCGCCGGGATCGGGCCGTCGGCGCCGATCTTCGTACGGGTGTAGGACTGCACGCCGATCCAGTCGTCGCCGCGGGCCGCCTCGATGAAGACGTCCTCGCGCGGCTGGCGGTAGGCGGCGGTGACCTCCTCGGCGCCGGGCTGGGCCTGGTAGACCTGGTTGGCGACGGACCAGCCGACCTTGATCGACGGGTCGATCGCGCGGACCTCCTTCACGGCCGCGTGGTGCGCGGCGATGACGGCGACGGTGGTGTCCTCGTCGGGGAAGGGCAGACCGGCCGGCGGGAAGCCGATCTCGCCGCGCTTGGCGAGGCCCGCCATCACGGCGATCATGTTCGGCTCGTTGATGGTGCAGACGTGGCTGACGTCCGAGGCGATGACCGGGGCGCAGGCGGAGACGTACCGGGCGAACAGCTCGACGGCACCCTCGGCCGTCCAGCCGCCGCGCGCCTCGAACCACTGCGGCACGGTGAAGTGGTGCAGGGTGATCATCGGGCGCAGGCCGCGGGCGACGGCGCCTTCCACCATGCGGCGGTAGTGCGCCAGTTCGGCGCGGGAGAAGTGGCCCTCGGCCGGCTCGATGCGCGCCCACTCGATGGAGAACCGGTAGTCGGTGAAGCCGAGGGAGGCCAGCAGGTCCATGTCCTCGTCCCAGCGGTGGTAGCTGTCACACGCGTCGAGGCTGGGCTCCTGGATGTTGGTGCCGGCGGAGTGCTCCTTGACCCACCAGTCGCTGTTGGTGTTGTTGCCCTCGATCTGGTGGGCGGCGGTGGAGGCGCCCCACAGGAAGCCTTCGGGGAACTGGACCGGGGTGTGCGTCATCGCGGAGTGTCTTTCTGGTGCGTGAGGGGGCGGGCTCGCGGCTCTCCGTGCGCGGCCCGTGCGGGGTGGTGCGGGTGGTGCAGGTGTCAGGGGGGTCCGCGCCGGGCGGGGCGCGGACCGGGTCGGCCGGACGTGCGGGCCGGCCCTACTTCATGCCGGCGGTGGCGATGCCCTGGGTGAAGTGGCGCTGCAGGGCGATGAAGAGGATCAGCACCGGCAGGACGACGAGGAAGGCACCGGCCATCAGTACGCCGTTCGATCCGCCGGCCTTGTTCGGGTCGGTGGCGAAGGTCGCGAGCGCGACCGGCAGCGTGTACTTGTCCGGGTCGTTGGTCGCGATCAGCGGCCAGACGAAGTTGTTCCAGGACCCGAGGAAGGTGAAGATCGACAGGGTCGCGAGGGCGGGCTTCACCAGCGGCATCACGATGCGCCAGAAGATGTACCACTCGCCGGCGCCGTCCATCCGGGCCGCTTCCAGCAGCTCGTCCGGGATCGACTGCATGAACTGCCGCATCAGGAAGACCCCGAAGGCGCCCGCCGCGAACGGCAGCACCAGACCGGCGTACGAGTCGATCAGGCCGAGCTTGCTCATCAGGACGAAGAGCGGCAGCAGCATCAGGTTGCCGGGCACCATCAGCGCGCCCAGCACCAGGCCGAAGATCTTGTTCTGGCCGGCGAACTTCAGCTTGGCCAGCGCGTAGCCGAGCATCGAGCAGAACACCAGATTGCAGACGGTGACCAGCACCGCCACGATCACGGAGTTCATGAAGTACAGCGGCAGGTCCAGCTTGTCGAGCAGCTCGCGGAAGTTGTCCAGCGTCCAGGTGGACGGGATCCAGACCGGCGGGCTGGCCGAGAGGTCGGACGTGGTCTTGAAGGACGAGAGCGCCATCCAGAGGAACGGCGCGGACATGACCAGCAGTCCGACCGAGAGCAGCACGTAGACGAGGACGCGGCCGGGACGGAAGCCCGAGCGCGGCTTCCCCGCCTGCGGCGCGGAGCCCTTGGACGCGGAGCCCGTGGACGGGCGCTGCTCCTTCGGCGCCGTCCGCAGCGTGCCGGGTGCGTTGGTGGCGCTCATTTGGTGTTGTCCTTCAGCAGTCGGAGCTGGAGCACCGTGATGGCCATGATCACCACGAACAGGACGTACGCCATGGCACTGGCGTAACCCATGTGGAAGAAGTTGAAGCCTTCGCGGTACATGTTCAGCGAGACGGTGAGGGTCGAGTCGGAGGGCCCGCCCTGGGTCATCACGAACGGCTCCTCGAAGACGTTGAGGTAGCCGATGGTGGTGATGACCGTGGCGTAGAGCATCGTCGGCCGCAGCAGCGGGACGGTGATGCCCTTGAACTCCGCCCAGACACCCGTGCCGTCGAGGCGCGCGGCCTCCCGGACCTCGGTCGGGATGGCCTGGAGGCCGGCGATGAAGAGCACCATGACCGTACCGACGTTCCGCCAGACCGCCATGGCGATCATCGACGGCATGGCGAGCGCCTCGGACCCGAGGAAGTCCGGCCCGGTCAGGCCGACTTCGGAGAACAGGCCCGAGATCAGGCCGTCGCTCGGGTCGAGCACGAACCGCCACACCACGGCGACCGCGACGATGGTGGTGACCACCGGGGCGTAGAAGCCCACCCGGAAGAACGTCCGGGCGCGGTCGATGCCGTTGTTCAGCAGTACGGCGACGAGCAGGCCGATCCCGATGGTCAGCGGCACACCGACGACCACGAAGTAGCCGGTGTTGAGCAGAGACCTCAGGAACTTGTCGTCACCGAAGAGGTTGACGTAGTTCTCGAAGCCGATGAACTTCGCGTCCAGCGGGTGCGTCACGTTGCGCAGCCCGAAGTCGGTGAAGCTCATCACCAGGGTGGCGAGGATCGGGAAGGCCATGAAGACGAGGAACAGGACGAGGAACGGGGTGGAGAAGAGCCAGCCCGCCGCGTTCTGCCTCCCCAGCGGCTTCCTGCGGACCTGACGGCCCTGCGATGCGCCGGGCCCGGCGGCGGGCGACTTCGCGGTCGCCCGCCCCTGCGGTCCCTTGGCCGTCTGCGCGGCCTTTCCGGTCACGGTGCTCATGGCTCCTACTTCACGAGGCTTTCGATCTGGGACTGCGCGGTCTTCAGCGCGTCCTCGGCCGATGCCTTGCCCTGGGTCACCTTGGCGATGGCCTGGTCGACCTTGTCGGTGATCTCCGTCAGGTTCGAGAGGGTCGGGGACGCCTTGGCGGTGTCCATCTGCTTCTTGAAGACCTGGAGGTCGGCGTCGTCGGCGAGGGTGCCGGACGTCCACGCGTTGGTGTTCGCGGGAAGGTCCTTGGTGCGCTTGTACCAGTCGGCCTGGCCCTCGGTGCCGGTCAGGTACTTGATGAACTCGGTGGCCGCGGCCTTGTGCTCACTGTCCTTGGAGATCACCAGGGAGGAGCCGCCCGCCATCGAGGTGGAGGACGCGTCGGCCGGCACGTTCGCCACGGCCCACTTGCCCTTCAGCTGCGGCTGGCCCTCGTCGAGGAGGGTCACGTGCCACGGACCGCCGAAGAACATCGGGACGCGGCCGTTGCCGAAGTCCTTCACCACGTCGTAGCCGGGCTGCACCGACTTGTTGGAGAGGCCCTTGTCGAAGTAGGAGCCGTACTCCTTCAGCGCCTTGACGGCGGCGGGGCTGTCGATGACGACCTTGCCCTTGTCGTCGATGATCGAGCCGCCGGCCGAGTACAGGAACGGGTAGAAGTTCTGCACCGTGTCCAGGCCGCTGGGCTGGATGGAGAGGCCCCACTTGGTGCCCGCGTCCTTCTGGTACGCGGTGGCGAGGGCCTGCATCTCCTTCCAGGTGGTCGGAGCCTTGGTGATGCCGGCCTTCTTCGCCAGGTCGGTGCGGTAGTAGAGGACCCGGGTGTCGACGTACCACGGCACGCCGTAGGCGGTGCCGTCCACCTCGCCCTGGCTCCAGCCCGACGGGAAGTAGTCCTTCTCGTCGAAGGTCTTGGTGTCGACCGGCTCCAGCACACCGAGGTCGGAGAACTCGCCCATGTAACTGCCGCCCATCTGGGCCACGTCCGGCATGGTGCCGGCGGCAGCGGCGGAGACCAGCTTCTGGTGGGCGACGTCCCAGCCGACCGGAGTCACCTTCACCGTGACGTTCGGGTGGGCCTTCTCGTAGACCTTGGCGACGTCGGCGAGCTTCTCGCCCTCGGCACCCATGGCCCAGACGGTCAGCGTCTGCTTCTTGTCGGCGGCGACGGAGTCGCCACCCGAGCCGCCGCAGGCGGTGATGCCGAAGGCGAGAGCGGCCGCTATCCCGGCGGAGACGGTGATTCTGGCGGTGCGGGGCATGGAGGGCTCCTCCTTGAGCAATCCGAATGTATGCGCTGCCTGTAAGCGCATACATCACTGTGCGACACACGTTCAGAAATCCGCAAGAGGGTTCTGCGTCACATTCCGGCAAAGTCCCGGACATGCGGAAGGTGCCTTTGGAACGGTAAGTGCCAGGTATGTGAAAGATGAACTGGTGTGACCGATTCGTCAGGCTTGGGGAGGTACCCGGCCCGGCCGGAGGGGTCGTTACTGTCGTGCGTATGCCCTCACTTGCCCACGCGTTCCCCTTCGACCCGCGCCACGGCCACACCCGCGAGAGTCTGTCGGGCGTCCCCGCCCCCGCCGCCCCCGAGGGCTTCGACGCGTTCTGGCGCGGCCGGTACGCGGAAGCCCGGGAGGTCGACACGGCGCCGGAGCTCGGCCCGGTGGAGGAGGAGCGGGACGGCGTACGCGTCCACGGGATGACGTACACCTCGGTGGGCGGGGTACGGCTGGGCGGCTGGGTCGCCCTCCCGGACGGCACGTCCCCGCCCGGGGGCGCCGGCGCCCGTGGCGCGGCCCGGTACGGCTTCGTCGTCGGACACGGCTACGGCGGGCGCGACCGGCCCGGCCCGGACCTGCCGCTCCCGCTGCCCGGGGCCGCGGCGATCCTGCCCTGCGTACGCGGGATGGGCACCCGGGGACGCGTCCCGGGCATCCCGGACACCGCGGACGCGCACGTCCTCACCGGTATCGGCGCCCGCGACACGTACGTCATCGGCGACTGCGTGGCCGACCTCTGGTGCGCCGCCTCCGCGCTGCTCACGCTCGCCCCCGAGCTGGAGCTGCCGGGAGCCCCGCGCCTCGGCTACCTCGGCGAGAGCTTCGGCGGCGGGCTCGGCGCCCTCGCGCTGCCCTGGGACGCGCGGTTCGGCGCCGCCCAGCTCACCGTGCCGACCTTCGGCAACCACCCGCTGCGCCTCACGCTCCCGTGCACCGGCAGCGGCGAGGCGGTCCGCGCCCACCACCGGGAACACCCCGAAGTCACCGAGGTGCTGGCGTACTTCGACGCGGCGACGGCCGCCACCCGGCTGACCCTGCCGACCCTGGTCGCGGCGGCCCTGTTCGACCCCGCCGTACCGCCGCCGGGCCAGTTCGCCGTGTACAACGCGCTGGCCGGGGCGCGGGAGCTGAAGGTGCTGACCGCGGGGCACTTCGCGTACCGGGGCATCGCGGAGGAGGTCCGGGAGCTGCGCGCGCACCGGGCACGGTTCTTCGGCGAGCACCTCGGGCGGTGAGGTGCGGCGCGGCCGGGAAGCGCGCGAGGGTGCGCGTCAGCGGCCCCGGCGGACGCGGCCCGCGGGCCGGCTGACGCCCATCGGCGTGAGGCCGGCGGGCAGGGCCAGGCTCCAGACCGGGTGGACCGCAGCCGCCGTGGCACCCGTCCACCGGCTTGGCGTCCTCCTGGCGGCGGGCGGGGGCGCGGGCGGGGCGGGGGCCGTCCCCCGCCTTCCCCGGCGACGGTCCCGCCAAAGTGTGCATGCAGGCGTCGTCGCCGGAGAGGCGGGACTTCCGCACCACGCGTCAGCCGCAGCCGCAGCTCTCCCGGCGGGCCAGGGCCACCGGGAGCTCCACCGAGACCGGGTCGCGGTCGCGGTCGCCGAGGCGTCGCACCAGCAGCTCCGCCGCCTCTTCGCCGAGCCGCCGGATGGGCTGGCGGACCGTGGTCAGGGTGGGGCGCACGAGACGGCTCAGCGGGATGCCGTCGAAGCCGGTCACCGCGATGTCCTGCGGCACCCGCACGCCCCGGCGTTCCAGCGCCTGGAGGGCCCCCACGGCCATCTGGTCGTTGGCGAAGAGCATCGCCTCGGGCCGGACGGTTCCGGCCTCGTCCGCGCGGTCGAGCAGCGCCTCGGCGGCGCGGGCGCCCTCCGCCTGGGTCATCATCGCGGTGCGCAGCTCGGGCTGGTCCGGTACGGGCAGCCCGGCCTCCCGGCACGCCTGCCGGAAGCCGTCGAACCGGGCCTCCGCGTCGGGGGAGTCCGCCTCACCGCCGACGAAGACCAGGCGGCGCAGCCCGTGGTCGTCGATGAGGTGCCGGGCGAGTTCGCGTTCGCCGTCCCGGTTGGCGACCTCCACGTGGTCGAGGTGGTCTATCTCGCGGGGGCCGGCGAGCATCACGACCGGGAGGCGGCGCGAGATGACGTCGAGGTCCTCGGTCGGCACGGTCCGCGCGAGGACGGCGAAGCCGTCGACCCGTCCCGCGACCTTCGCCACCAGGCTCTCCGGTCCGCCGTCCAGGGAGGCGGCGATCAGCAGGGCGTAGCCGTGCCGGCGGGCGGCCCGTTCCATGCCCCGGATGATCTGGTCGGAGTAGAGCATCACGGCGTTGTCGTCGTCGCCGTCGCTGAGCGCCGCCGCCGTCTCGGCGTCCGGGTCGGCGTAGTCGGGGAAGCAGAGCCCGAGGACGCCCGTGGTGCGGCTGGCCAGGCCCCGGGCGTTTCCGCTGGGTACGTAACCCAGCTCCCGGGCCGCCGCCAGGACCCGCTCCCGGGTCTGGGGCCGGACCGAGTCCGGGGTGCGGTACACACGGGAGACCGTGGCGATGGAGACGCCGGATCGTTCCGCGACGTCGTACACCGTGGGGGCACTCACTCGACCGGGACCGTCCGCTTCTTCGTGCGCGGCCACATGCCCGAAGCGTGCGCCGGCTGCCTGCTCCTGATGCCGCCACCGCGCACGACGGGAACCCGCACGGTCGGAACGTGCATGATCGGAAAACGCGCGATGAAAGCGCATTCACCCTAGATCGCGGGGGTGCGGAGGCACAAGGTGACGTTCCGGACATCACCCGAAGAGGGGGTGCGGCCGGTCGGCGCCGTGCGGCATGCACCCGGCCGGGCCCGACCGGCGCCGGTGCGGCATGCGCGCGGCCGTCGTTCGGGGGGTGGTGGATTCCCGCCGACCTCGGGGCAGAATAGACAGGCAAACTTGCAAGATGGTCTACCCATCTTCTACGGTGGAGAAATGCCCGATACGACCGAAACCTCAGCCACACGGCCGGCCACGCCCCCTGCGGACGATCCCGCTCCGGACGTGGTGGCCGTGCGGCTCGCGGCGGTGGTGAGCCGGCTGCTCCGCAAGCTGCGTACCGAGTCCGCGGAGAGCCTGCTCACCCCGTCGCAGCGGTCCGTGCTGGCCCGGCTGGAGAGCGACGGGCCCGCCACCACGGCGGCCCTCGCGCGGGCGGAGTACGTACGCCCCCAGTCCATGCGGTTGACGCTCGCCGCGCTGGAGAGCCAGGAACTGGTCGACCGGGCCCCCG from the Streptomyces sp. NBC_01335 genome contains:
- a CDS encoding sugar ABC transporter substrate-binding protein — translated: MPRTARITVSAGIAAALAFGITACGGSGGDSVAADKKQTLTVWAMGAEGEKLADVAKVYEKAHPNVTVKVTPVGWDVAHQKLVSAAAAGTMPDVAQMGGSYMGEFSDLGVLEPVDTKTFDEKDYFPSGWSQGEVDGTAYGVPWYVDTRVLYYRTDLAKKAGITKAPTTWKEMQALATAYQKDAGTKWGLSIQPSGLDTVQNFYPFLYSAGGSIIDDKGKVVIDSPAAVKALKEYGSYFDKGLSNKSVQPGYDVVKDFGNGRVPMFFGGPWHVTLLDEGQPQLKGKWAVANVPADASSTSMAGGSSLVISKDSEHKAAATEFIKYLTGTEGQADWYKRTKDLPANTNAWTSGTLADDADLQVFKKQMDTAKASPTLSNLTEITDKVDQAIAKVTQGKASAEDALKTAQSQIESLVK
- a CDS encoding acetylxylan esterase, translating into MPSLAHAFPFDPRHGHTRESLSGVPAPAAPEGFDAFWRGRYAEAREVDTAPELGPVEEERDGVRVHGMTYTSVGGVRLGGWVALPDGTSPPGGAGARGAARYGFVVGHGYGGRDRPGPDLPLPLPGAAAILPCVRGMGTRGRVPGIPDTADAHVLTGIGARDTYVIGDCVADLWCAASALLTLAPELELPGAPRLGYLGESFGGGLGALALPWDARFGAAQLTVPTFGNHPLRLTLPCTGSGEAVRAHHREHPEVTEVLAYFDAATAATRLTLPTLVAAALFDPAVPPPGQFAVYNALAGARELKVLTAGHFAYRGIAEEVRELRAHRARFFGEHLGR
- a CDS encoding LacI family DNA-binding transcriptional regulator, with product MSAPTVYDVAERSGVSIATVSRVYRTPDSVRPQTRERVLAAARELGYVPSGNARGLASRTTGVLGLCFPDYADPDAETAAALSDGDDDNAVMLYSDQIIRGMERAARRHGYALLIAASLDGGPESLVAKVAGRVDGFAVLARTVPTEDLDVISRRLPVVMLAGPREIDHLDHVEVANRDGERELARHLIDDHGLRRLVFVGGEADSPDAEARFDGFRQACREAGLPVPDQPELRTAMMTQAEGARAAEALLDRADEAGTVRPEAMLFANDQMAVGALQALERRGVRVPQDIAVTGFDGIPLSRLVRPTLTTVRQPIRRLGEEAAELLVRRLGDRDRDPVSVELPVALARRESCGCG
- a CDS encoding MarR family winged helix-turn-helix transcriptional regulator; translated protein: MPDTTETSATRPATPPADDPAPDVVAVRLAAVVSRLLRKLRTESAESLLTPSQRSVLARLESDGPATTAALARAEYVRPQSMRLTLAALESQELVDRAPDPEDGRKSLVSVNEAGRATLAGVRAAKHDWLAEALGAEMDESERQTVAAAVTLLNRLVEQ